The window GGTCGAGAAGTGCACCGACGCGCTGATCGAGGACGTCATCTCGTACCTCGCCTACCCGGCCGACGACGTGTACCTCGTGCTGCGGCACGGCGGTGGAGTGCGCGGCAAGAAGATGCTCGAGGCGGTGCGGGCCGCGTCCGGGGTGGCGATCGAGATCGTCTGCGCCGAGATCAAGCGCGACTCCGACCGGTACGAGTTCGCGTCGGCCGAGTTCCGGGCGCTCGGCAAGCGGGTGTCGCCGGGAGCGATCCGGGCGCTGGTGTCGGCGTTCAGCGACGACCTGGCGGAGCTGTCCGCGGCGTGTGCGCAGCTCGCGTCCGACTCCGCCGAGGAGATCACCGAGGTCACCGTCGAGCGGTACTACGCCGGGCGGGTCGAGACGAACGCCTTCGCGGTGGCCGACTCGGCGATCGGCGGAGCCTACGGCGATGCGCTGGCGCTGCTGCGGCACGCGCTCGCGTCGGGCGCCGATCCGGTGCCGATCGTGGCGGCGTTCGCGATGAAGCTCCGCACCATGGCGAAGGTGCTCGGCACGCGCGGCGGCTCGGGCCAGCTGGCCGGACAGCTCGGCATGGCGCCGTGGCAGATCGACCGCGCCCGGCGCGACCTGTCGGGCTGGACGGGCGAGGGCCTCGGCCGCAGCATCCAGGTGCTGGCCGAGACCGACGAGTCCATCAAGGGTGCCGGCCGCGACCCGGTCTTCGCCCTCGAGCACATGATCGGCGTCATCTCCTCCCGCGGCACCCTCTAACCTCCGCCGCCGGCCGGCGGCCCCGCCCGCACCCCACCCCTGCGCGGTGGCGCTGAGTCGCGCCAAACCGCTGCAGGGTGCCGGTGAGTTGCGCCGAACCGCTGCGCTTTCCCGCGACTCAGCTCCTAGAGCGACACTTAGGCGCGACTCGGCCTCGGCGCGCCTGGCGGGCGTGGGAGGGCGAGCGGGAAGTGGGCGGCCGCGGGAACGGCGCGGGACCTGCCGGAGGGTGAGGGGTAGGCGCCTGCGGGAACGGCGAAGGACCCCGCCGGAGCGGGGCCTTCAGTGCCCGAAGGCCGGGTGCGGTACCGGGGCGCCGTCGGCCACTCCCGACGCGGCCGATGCGTCGGGGGCGCGGGAACGGCGAAGGGCCCCGCCGGAGCGGGGCCCTTCAGTGCCCGGAGGCCGGGTGCGGTGCCGGAACGCGGGCGGCGCGCGGAGCGCGTCCGGGCGGCGCGGGGAGCACCTGCGGCGCGCGAGGCGCCGCGGGCGGCTCAGAGAGCCGAGACCTGCTTGGCGATGGCCGACTTGCGGTTCGCCGCCTGGTTCTTGTGGATGACGCCCTTCGAGGCCGCCTTGTCGAGCTTCTTCGACGCGAGGGTCAGGGCCGAGGCGGCCTTGTCCTTGTCGCCGGCCACGACAGCGGCGCGGGTGGCGCGGATGGCGGTCTTGAGCTCGCTCTTGACGGCCTTGTTGCGCTCCTGGGCCTTCTTGTTGGTGCCGATGCGCTTGATCTGCGACTTGATGTTTGCCACGGAAATAACCTCTGTATCTGTTCGGATGAGTGCGGTGCGATGGTCCGCTGCGGCCGGGCCGCGGATGGAGCCACTCGCTGTTCGCACCCACCTTGTCGCGCGGATGCGTAAGCCAACAGGCAACATTACCAGGTAGAGCACCCACCGACAATCCGAGGCCGAAAACCGAGCAAAGGCCCCAGGGGCCCGGAGTACCGTAGAACCCTATGCCACGCCTAGCCGCCCACACCGACACCGTCCCGCCCTCGGGCATCCGTCGCCTGTTCGAACTGGCGCACTCGCTCGACGACGTCGTCTACCTCGTGGTGGGCGAGCCCGACGTGGCCGTCGACCCGGCCGTGCTCGCCGAGGGCGCCGCCGCCTGGGAGGCCGACGACACCGCCTACACGCCGAACGGCGGCATCACCGAGCTGCGCGAGGCGATCGTCGACACGGTGCGCGAGCAGAACGGCATCACCACCGAGCTCGAGCGCGTCTGGGTCACCGCCGGCGCCACCCAGGGCCTCTACCTCGCCATGTCGCTCCTCCTCGACCCGGGCGACGAGGTGCTCGTGCCCGACCCCGGCTACACGACCTTCACGATGAACGCCCACCTCGTCTCGGCCGTACCGGTGCCCTACCCGCTCCGCCCGGCGGCCGGCTTCACGCCGGACCTCGACGAGCTCGACCGCCTGATCACCCCGCGCACGAGGGTGCTGATCGTCAACTCCCCGTCCAACCCCCTCGGCGCCGTCTTCGACCGCGAGACCCTGGATGCCCTGCTCGACTTCGCCGAGCGCCACGACCTCTGGGTGATCAGCGACGAGGTCTACGAGCGCTTCACCTATGGCGTCGAGCACGTCAGCCTCGCCGCCCTGGCCGCCGAGCGCGGCGACGCGGCCGAGAACCGGGTGCTGACCGTCTTCTCGGCCTCCAAGACCTACGCGCTCACCGGCGCCCGCGTCGGCTGGCTGCTCACCCCGCCCGGCTTCGCGCCGCTCCTCCGCGCCGCCCAGGAGGCGATGGTCAGCTGCGTCAACACCCCCGCCCAGCGCGCGGTCGTCACCGCCCTCCGCGGCTCCCAGCAGCACGTCGCCGACGCCGCCCGGCACTACCGCGAGAACCTCGATGCGGCCGTCGCCCTGCTGAAGGAGCGGGGAATCGCCCACCTCGAGCCCACCGGCGCCTTCTACCTCTGGGTCGACGTCTCCTACGCCACCGGCGGCGACGTCGCCGAATGGGCCGAGCGCTTCCTGATCGAGCAGCGCGTGGCCGTGGCCCCGGGCAGTGCCTTCGGCCGCACGGGCGAGGGCTGGATCCGCCTCTGCGCCGCCGCCTCCACCGACGACCTGCTCGAGGGCATCCGCCGACTCCCGGCCCCACCCGCCGAACCGGCACGACCCGCCGAACCGGCCGCGCAGAAGGCCTGACCGTGCGCGTCGGAGTCATCGGCGCCGGAGCCGTCGGCGGTGTCATCGCCGCCCTCGCCGACCGCGCCGGCCACGACGTCGAGGTCACGGCGCGTGGCGCCCAGCTCGACGCGATCGAGCAGCGCGGACTGAGACTGACGGGCCACTGGGGCGAGCACACGGCGCGGCCCCGGGCATCCGCTCGTCTGCACGCCGACGAGGCGCACCAGTTCGACCTCGTGCTCCTGACGGTCAAGGCCCAGGATGCGCGGCCGGCCCTCGAGGCCAACGCCTCCGCCCTGGCCGGCGTGCCCCTGGTCGTCGTGCAGAACGGTCTCGGCGGGGCCGCCGCAGCGGCCGCCCAGTTGCCCGCCACCCCCGTGGTCGGCGCGCTGGCGCTCTTCGCCGCCTCGTACCTCTCACCGGGTGAGGTCTCGATCACGACCCCCGCGAGCACCTACCTCGGCCTGCCCAAGGCGACGGATGCCCGCCCGGCACGTCCCGCCGACGACGCCGCCCTGGCGCTCGCCGAGCGCGTGCTCGGGGCGCTCCTGCCGATCGAGCGCACCCCCAACTTCGAGGGCGCGCAGTGGACGAAGCTCATCGTCAACCAGATCAACGCGCTCCCGGCGATCACGG of the Herbiconiux flava genome contains:
- a CDS encoding ketopantoate reductase family protein; amino-acid sequence: MRVGVIGAGAVGGVIAALADRAGHDVEVTARGAQLDAIEQRGLRLTGHWGEHTARPRASARLHADEAHQFDLVLLTVKAQDARPALEANASALAGVPLVVVQNGLGGAAAAAAQLPATPVVGALALFAASYLSPGEVSITTPASTYLGLPKATDARPARPADDAALALAERVLGALLPIERTPNFEGAQWTKLIVNQINALPAITGLAVQETITDPRLRAVLTASMREAVDVARATGVRFETLLGLSDPLLRAFSAAPEPLARLLPRLMGRRMGSTPNPGSTLQSIRRGQLTEIDHLNGAVVDAARALGREAPVNAALVELVHRVERETEFVAPDAVAAAVAAARRG
- the holA gene encoding DNA polymerase III subunit delta, whose product is MAVARGSRAPSKAAKPSAKVAIPQLEWNQVRPAPVVLVSGTETFLAERAIRQLRDLVKAEDPSLEITDIEASSYGPGELLSLASPSLFGEPRLIRVAGVEKCTDALIEDVISYLAYPADDVYLVLRHGGGVRGKKMLEAVRAASGVAIEIVCAEIKRDSDRYEFASAEFRALGKRVSPGAIRALVSAFSDDLAELSAACAQLASDSAEEITEVTVERYYAGRVETNAFAVADSAIGGAYGDALALLRHALASGADPVPIVAAFAMKLRTMAKVLGTRGGSGQLAGQLGMAPWQIDRARRDLSGWTGEGLGRSIQVLAETDESIKGAGRDPVFALEHMIGVISSRGTL
- a CDS encoding pyridoxal phosphate-dependent aminotransferase yields the protein MPRLAAHTDTVPPSGIRRLFELAHSLDDVVYLVVGEPDVAVDPAVLAEGAAAWEADDTAYTPNGGITELREAIVDTVREQNGITTELERVWVTAGATQGLYLAMSLLLDPGDEVLVPDPGYTTFTMNAHLVSAVPVPYPLRPAAGFTPDLDELDRLITPRTRVLIVNSPSNPLGAVFDRETLDALLDFAERHDLWVISDEVYERFTYGVEHVSLAALAAERGDAAENRVLTVFSASKTYALTGARVGWLLTPPGFAPLLRAAQEAMVSCVNTPAQRAVVTALRGSQQHVADAARHYRENLDAAVALLKERGIAHLEPTGAFYLWVDVSYATGGDVAEWAERFLIEQRVAVAPGSAFGRTGEGWIRLCAAASTDDLLEGIRRLPAPPAEPARPAEPAAQKA
- the rpsT gene encoding 30S ribosomal protein S20, yielding MANIKSQIKRIGTNKKAQERNKAVKSELKTAIRATRAAVVAGDKDKAASALTLASKKLDKAASKGVIHKNQAANRKSAIAKQVSAL